One part of the Denticeps clupeoides chromosome 8, fDenClu1.1, whole genome shotgun sequence genome encodes these proteins:
- the tdrd1 gene encoding tudor domain-containing protein 1, translated as MKNACTSLVRPNLPPLRRPATWPGVGVPSPLTGRGSGLEPDRHPASGETNKRDHILPTAKDASAMIPAPVTLKFCNYCGQQGKLRCTRCKKTCYCSVSCQAEDWKAHRHICKSSVPEVHPSQKLTECNPPTPAGGARELDLMVRGNCGGGGQKKRVFVQDLRKNNLSKGAEIQATIVEVRCPGKFFIHVQSAAMIDALRSISVELQKLSGTSACSLYRPQEGEICSVKYTQDQNWYRGLIQAVDAEQQSASVLYIDFGNEEVASFDRIKPLPPGVDPIAPCALQCRVAAVTPVMTDWTGECNIAMRQLVYGKTLTVSIVGALDNSAVFPVDVTLAQIGKTLSSFLIEQGYATKEASVPNKPRTEQEIKSILNASFENFKRLLGDKDENVEAQPPEPLSQGIGDTFSSVVTHLQSPYEIICQKLENTSIIQEMQIKLREHCLNTQASENFRPAPGTACCSQFLEDSQWYRAKVLAYSSEERVCVGYIDFGNSEEVELSRLRPISTELLELPAQAIPCSLAGVRPRTDTWSEEAVITLKMLVCNRFIRVEILGEWEGRALVAMVDEVSDPQSNIAELLVSSGHAVPETLEAWLTDSPSSPAEPTAASTPVKQKLQWSCAELPSEGQMVALVVSMIENPGEFYCYHYNSEGMQRLVEISADLQNHCQDAADSSFSPVVGEPCCARFTDGNWYRAMVKAVGHDGKVQVYFVDYGNTCELHPSQLKPVDSRLLKHPFQAIRCCLAGVEPYDGQWSKAAIQRFRALCEAKQLEGRVLSITERGYGVELKSESHIITATLLMERLATPTAMPTKSLATSLSPASPKKNEAAVACSLPSTNQKEVLAAPAMKNAESTPVAASSAAFALDWKTSELPPNEPFTPRVAAVISPSLFFVMNPGIVKAEGMQALMIEVGKYCRQAAPSHARPLPGAACCALFSGDKTWYRAIVVDTRDEDVTVVYADYGNVEKVPYSSILPVPAQLLQPPFQTVRCTLAGGEGEKFPSSWPAEALEIFTSLLGGELQATAQGFDGTSNLLRLSWGVEQVSSILLACQKNPLDGPALASAINSRSPAEESLHPSPSDNKLETLDGPRAAPASCCCEHLNQKLDRVEKLLLLLLQRSAG; from the exons ATGAAGAACGCCTGCACGTCTTTGGTGAGGCCCAACCTCCCTCCCCTCAGAAGACCTGCCACCTGGCCTGGTGTGGGGGTGCCATCGCCGCTGACCGGTCGGGGAAGTGGTCTGGAGCCAGACCGCCATCCAGCCAGTG gagaaacaaacaaaagggaCCACATTCTTCCAACTGCCAAGGACGCCTCCGCA ATGATACCTGCACCAGTCACGCTGAAGTTTTGCAACTACTGCGGTCAGCAAG GCAAACTGCGATGCACTCGCTGCAAGAAGACTTGCTACTGTTCCGTGTCATGTCAGGCGGAGGACTGGAAGGCCCATCGTCATATCTGCAAGTCCAGCGTTCCTGAAGTCCACCCCAG CCAGAAGCTGACAGAGTGCAACCCCCCAACCCCTGCAGGGGGAGCAAGAGAGTTAGACCTGATG GTTCGGGGGAACTGCGGTGGCGGCGGTCAGAAAAAGAGAGTATTTGTGCAGGATCTGAGAAAGAACAATCTCTCTAAAGGAGCTGAGATTCAG GCCACAATAGTGGAAGTGAGGTGCCCCGGGAAGTTCTTCATCCACGTGCAGTCTGCTGCGATGATTGACGCCCTGAGGAGCATCTCTGTGGAGCTGCAGAAGCTCTCTGGAACCTCAGCATGTTCCCTGTACCGTCCGCAGGAAGGAGAGATCTGCTCGGTGAAATACACCCAGGACCAG AACTGGTACAGAGGGCTGATTCAGGCTGTGGATGCAGAGCAGCAGTCAGCCAGTGTCCTCTACATTGACTTTGGAAACGAAGAGGTTGCTTCGTTTGACAGAATCAAGCCCCTCCCCCCCGGCGTCGACCCCATAGCCCCCTGT GCGTTGCAGTGCCGCGTTGCTGCGGTAACGCCGGTGATGACTGATTGGACCGGGGAGTGTAACATCGCCATGAGGCAGCTGGTGTATGGGAAGACCCTGACTGTCAGTATTGTGGGGGCTCTTGACAACAGTGCTGTCTTCCCTGTGGATGTGACTCTTGCTCAGATTG GAAAGACCCTGAGCAGCTTCCTCATAGAACAGGGCTACGCTACAAAGGAGGCGAGTGTCCCGAATAAACCCCGCACCGAGCAGGAAATTA AATCCATCCTGAACGCGTCTTTTGAGAATTTCAAGCGTTTGTTGGGAGACAAGGACGAGAACGTTGAAGCCCAACCCCCCGAGCCCCTCAGCCAGGGCATAGGTGACACCTTCTCATCGGTTGTCACCCACCTGCAGTCACCCTACGAGATAATCTGCCAGAAGCTGGAGAACACCA gTATAATCCAGGAGATGCAGATAAAGCTGAGAGAACACTGCTTGAACACACAGGCCAGCGAGAACTTCCGACCAGCACCAGGAACTGCCTGCTGTTCCCAGTTCCTTG AGGACAGCCAGTGGTACAGGGCCAAAGTGCTGGCCTACTCCTCCGAGGAGCGCGTCTGTGTGGGCTACATCGACTTCGGCAACTCTGAGGAGGTGGAGCTCAGCCGGTTGCGTCCAATCAGCACCGAGCTCCTGGAATTGCCCGCTCAGGCCATCCCCTGTTCTCTGGCTG GCGTCCGGCCGCGTACAGACACTTGGTCAGAGGAGGCGGTGATTACGCTCAAGATGCTGGTGTGTAACCGCTTTATCCGGGTGGAGATCCTCGGGGAGTGGGAGGGCAGGGCTCTGGTGGCCATGGTTGACGAGGTCAGCGACCCTCAGAGCAACATCGCCGAGCTCCTGGTCTCCTCCGGTCACGCTGTGCCTGAAACTCTGGAAGCGTGGTTAACAGACTCGCCCTCTTCCCCAGCGGAGCCCACAG CAGCAAGTACACCAGTAAAACAGAAGCTGCAGTGGTCATGTGCTGAACTTCCCTCAGAAGGCCAGATGGTGGCGCTGGTGGTCAGCATGATTGAGAACCCGGGGGAATTTTACTGTTACCACTACAATTCTGAAG GCATGCAGAGACTGGTGGAGATATCTGCAGATCTCCAGAATCACTGCCAGGACGCTGCGGACTCCTCGTTCAGCCCAGTTGTGGGAGAGCCTTGCTGTGCCCGGTTCACTG ATGGGAACTGGTACCGAGCCATGGTGAAGGCCGTGGGGCATGATGGGAAGGTCCAGGTATATTTTGTTGATTATGGAAACACCTGTGAGCTCCACCCATCTCAGCTGAAACCTGTTGACTCCAGGCTGCTCAAACACCCGTTCCAGGCAATCCGCTGCTGTCTGGCAg gggtGGAGCCATATGATGGCCAGTGGAGCAAGGCTGCGATCCAGAGGTTTCGAGCACTGTGTGAGGCAAAGCAGTTGGAGGGGCGTGTCCTTTCAATCACGGAGCGTGGGTAtggggtggagctgaagagTGAAAGCCACATAATCACTGCAACACTCCTCATGGAACGTCTGGCGACACCCACTGCTATGCCAACCAAGTCCCTTGCCACATCACTTTCTCCTGCATCCCCAAAGAAGAACGAAGCTGCGGTCGCATGCTCTCTCCCTTCCACCAATCAGAAAGAGGTTCTGGCTGCTCCAGCAATGAAAAATGCAGAGTCCACTCCTGTAGCAGCATCCT CTGCAGCGTTTGCCCTGGACTGGAAGACTTCAGAGCTGCCCCCCAATGAGCCTTTCACTCCCCGAGTTGCTGCTGTTATCAGCCCCAGTCTATTTTTCGTCATGAACCCTGGCATTG TGAAGGCAGAGGGAATGCAGGCACTGATGATCGAGGTGGGAAAATACTGCAGGCAGGCAGCACCCAGCCATGCCCGGCCACTTCCGGGGGCGGCCTGCTGCGCGCTCTTctcag GAGACAAGACGTGGTACCGAGCCATCGTGGTGGACACCAGGGACGAGGACGTCACTGTTGTATACGCCGACTATGGGAACGTGGAGAAGGTTCCGTACTCCAGCATCCTGCCTGTTCCTGCGCAGCTCCTGCAGCCCCCATTCCAGACGGTGCGCTGCACCCTCGCAG GCGGTGAAGGAGAGAAGTTTCCGTCCTCCTGGCCGGCGGAGGCGCTGGAGATCTTCACGTCTCTGCTGGGTGGCGAGCTGCAGGCCACGGCCCAGGGCTTCGACGGCACCTCCAACTTGCTGAGACTAAGCTGGGGCGTGGAGCAGGTGTCCTCTATTCTGCTGGCCTGCCAGAAGAACCCACTGGACGGTCCGGCTCTGGCTTCAGCCATTAATTCCAGGAGTCCTGCCGAAGAGAGTCTGCACCCCAGTCCTTCAGATAACAAACTCGAAACTCTGGATGGTCCAAGGGCTG CTCCAGCCTCCTGCTGCTGCGAACATCTAAACCAGAAG CTGGATCGTGTGGAGAAGCTGcttctgctcctgctgcagcGTTCAGCTGGATGA